From a region of the Sesamum indicum cultivar Zhongzhi No. 13 linkage group LG3, S_indicum_v1.0, whole genome shotgun sequence genome:
- the LOC105157056 gene encoding pectinesterase-like has translation MAAKAAVAGLAAILVVAMVVAVAVGVTKRESESGSISAGSTKAVQNICAPTDYQDTCEQSLSNANTTDPKELIKAAFEFTEKNIGDVIKNSPLFKEAANDDGTKQALAICQEVLDTAIDDLKRSFDKVGEFDALKANEYLEDLKTWLSAVITNHETCIDAFENTTGDTGEKMKNVLQTARQMSSNGLAMVSNMSSIFTSLQVGSSASRKLLSEEEADLFISMKQRSLMGLQPNAVVAQDGSGQFKTISAAIASVPQKNNQPFVIHVKAGVYKEYVEIPKKVNKIVLIGDGPLKTRISGRKNYAEGVKTFHTATVSVNADEFFAKDIGFENTAGPQGHQAVALRVSGDRAIFHNVHIDGYQDTLYAHTYRQYYRACSISGTIDFIFGDAQALFQNCKFVVRKPGPNQACMVTAQGRVERHSLGATVIQNGDFVAEPALLQAAPPVKVYLGRPWKQLSRTIIMQSNIGGFVLPEGWSVWDGNFALNTLYYAEYQNRGPGSDTKNRVQWPGIQHFSPQMAESWTENVMYQGDEWIRNSGVPYVPTMMKV, from the exons ATGGCTGCAAAAGCAGCGGTTGCCGGGCTCGCTGCCATCCTCGTGGTGGCGATGGTTGTCGCTGTGGCAGTTGGTGTTACAAAGAGAGAAAGTGAATCAGGCTCCATCAGTGCCGGCTCTACCAAGGCCGTGCAGAACATTTGCGCCCCCACTGACTACCAAGACACTTGTGAACAGAGCCTTTCCAATGCCAACACCACAGACCCGAAGGAGCTGATCAAGGCCGCATTTGAATTTACCGAGAAAAATATAGGCGACGTGATCAAGAACTCGCCTCTGTTCAAAGAAGCAGCAAATGATGATGGCACCAAACAAGCATTGGCTATCTGCCAAGAAGTGCTTGACACAGCCATTGATGATCTCAAGAGGTCATTCGACAAGGTTGGTGAATTCGACGCCTTGAAGGCCAATGAGTACCTTGAGGACCTCAAGACGTGGCTTAGTGCTGTAATCACGAACCATGAAACTTGCATTGATGCCTTTGAGAACACCACAG gCGACACTGGGGAAAAGATGAAGAACGTGCTGCAAACTGCCAGGCAGATGTCGAGCAATGGCCTTGCCATGGTATCCAATATGTCATCAATCTTTACGTCGTTACAGGTGGGGAGCTCTGCCAGCCGGAAGCTTCTCTCCGAGGAAGAAGCCGACCTATTCATATCCATGAAACAAAGGAGTCTCATGGGGTTGCAGCCCAATGCCGTGGTGGCCCAAGATGGAAGCGGGCAGTTCAAGACCATTAGCGCCGCCATTGCATCTGTGCCTCAGAAGAATAACCAACCGTTCGTGATTCATGTGAAGGCTGGTGTGTACAAGGAGTATGTCGAAATCCCCAAGAAGGTGAACAAAATTGTACTGATCGGAGATGGTCCATTGAAGACAAGAATTAGTGGGAGAAAGAACTATGCTGAAGGTGTTAAGACCTTCCACACTGCCACTGTTT CTGTTAATGCTGACGAATTCTTCGCAAAGGACATCGGATTTGAAAACACAGCCGGTCCCCAGGGACACCAAGCCGTGGCCCTACGCGTCTCTGGCGATCGTGCCATCTTCCACAATGTCCACATTGACGGCTATCAGGACACTCTCTACGCTCACACCTACCGCCAGTACTATCGCGCCTGCTCCATCTCGGGCACCATCGACTTCATCTTCGGCGACGCCCAAGCCCTTTTCCAGAACTGCAAATTCGTGGTCCGGAAGCCAGGGCCCAACCAGGCCTGCATGGTCACCGCCCAAGGCCGCGTCGAGCGCCACAGTCTGGGCGCCACCGTTATCCAGAATGGCGATTTCGTGGCTGAGCCAGCATTGCTTCAGGCTGCACCACCCGTTAAGGTTTACCTTGGCCGCCCATGGAAGCAGCTCTCAAGGACCATTATCATGCAATCCAACATTGGCGGGTTCGTTTTACCTGAAGGTTGGTCGGTATGGGACGGAAATTTCGCTCTGAACACACTGTACTATGCTGAGTACCAGAACCGCGGGCCAGGGTCGGATACGAAGAACCGGGTGCAGTGGCCGGGGATCCAACACTTCAGTCCACAAATGGCTGAGAGCTGGACGGAAAATGTAATGTATCAAGGGGATGAGTGGATCAGGAACTCTGGGGTTCCATACGTACCTACCATGATGAAAGTCTAA